The genome window AACAATTCCAGACCGGCCCGGGCCGACCCGCCACCAACTACACTCCGATTAGCTCTGTCATACCATTCTCAAGGTGGGGCATCGATATTGTAGGAGCCCTGCCCATGGGCTCGGGCAAGCGAAAATATGTCATCGTCGCGGTGGATTATTTCACGAAGTGGGTGGAGGCCGAACCCCTAGCAAGCATTACCAGCGTCCGGTGCAAACAGTTCATATACTCCAACATACTATGCCGTTTCGGGGTGCCAATGCAAATCATTTCCGATAACGGTCGCCAGTTCGAGGGAAAGGAGTTCAAGTTGTTCTGCCAGGAGTGGCGCATCACCCACACCCAAGTCTCCGTGGCCTACCCCCAAGCGAACGGCCAGGTGGAGAATGCCAACCGCACGATAGTAGACGGGTTGAAGAAGACCCTGGAGGCGGCGGGAGGAGCGTGGGTCGAAAACCTAGAGGCGGTCCTCTGGGCGTATCGCACCACGCCACGAAAAGCAACAGGTGAGACCCCATTCGCGCTGTGCTACGGATTCGAAGCTAGAGCTCCGGCAGAGGCTATCATTCCGACGCGACGAAGTGAGGAATACGATCCCGAACGCAACGAGGAGCACCACCGGGCTGACCTCCACCTGATAGACGAGAAACGCGAAGCAGCCATGGTGCGCGCGGAAAACTACCAAACACAGGCTAAGGCATAGCATGACAAAAGAGCACAACCCCGATACTTCCAAGTCGGCGATTACGTGCTAAGACGCCGCGAAGCCAGCAAGCCCCTGGACGGTGGCAAGTTAGCCAAGCGCTGGGAAGGACCTTACATAGTTTCAGCCGTGGTCCGCCCCGGCAGTTACAAGCTGAAGACGCCGAAGGGCAAAGAAATAGAAAGGGTGTGGAACTCGGAACATTTAGTTAAATACTTCCAGTAACGTTAAAAATGTAAGGTGGTCCGCCCTCCTTTCAGTTCATTCTTTCTTTTCTCGTGACGCAATAAATCAGCATTTTTTCCATCACATGCTTTTCGGATCAACCGAGTCTTTTGAGTCCAGTGAGCCAGGGAAACAACCGAATCACCCTAGGGGCAGTACAAGGCCCGACCTTGCCTATTGCCGAACGGAAGAGTCCCTAGACGCAAGGATAGATAGCCTCGACTTAGGACGACTACATTCCCTAGGGGTGACACGGGGCCCGACCTTGACTGTCACCGAATGGAAGAGCCGCTAGGCGCGGGACCACAAGGTTCCAGCCTAGGCCGGCTAGCACCCTAGGGAGGGTACGAGGCGCGCGCCTCACGTACCATCGAACGGGTGCGCTAAGGGTCGAGGGACTATGTCCCGCGACCCGACGCCAACTCAGAAAAAGCAAAAGCATGTAAAAGCAAAGGAAAGAAACATGGAAAGACAGTGATCACAAAATACCCGCTCGGGGAAGGGGCTCAGAGCCACCCAAGACCGAGTGCAAGTTAACCGAGGCCGAGGCCTAGCGCCGCAGCCTCAGCAGCGCGCCGCGCTCGGCCGAGGCCGGGGAGGGACACGCCGGGCCGAGCCTGACTCGGAACCCATAACACTCACAGTGCAGCAAGAACTCTAGTTAGGACGGACTCTGACCCGGTCTAATGCGAAGGCTTATAAATAATCCGTGTTTACTCTCTTTCGTTGCCGAAATCTCGCAACTCagagagtgggggactgatgatggaataattaggacCGGGTGCGGAGCAAGAGCCGGGCAAGAAGGAACCGGGGCAAGTACGACCCGGAGGCGGCCACGTGGCGGGCTAGCCACGGTCAGCCGCGGCCGAGCGTGGCTCGCGGCACGCTCAGCCCAGCTGAGCATCCTCGGCGCGCTCAGCCATGCTGAGCGTGATCTGCGGCACGCTCAGCCCGCAGCACGCTCAGCCAGGCTGAGCGTGTTCCGCAACACGCTCAGCCCGGCTGAGCGCGGTCCGCAGCACGCTCAGCCCGGCTGAGCGTCGGGGCTCGGCGGTCCGCACGTTGCCCGGGTCTCGCGGCGGCGGTTACGGCCCGGGCGTTAGGCGCGCTTCCCTGCGTCTTTTCCGGATCAGTTACGCCTAGGGCTGATATAAAAGCTCGATGGTTGTCTGATCAGGACATACTCACTTACTTTTCAACACacttgtcttgttattacatTGCTTACCTTTGTGATAgcgttatacaattcaatatatattttaccccCGCGGTATACTTACGATTCATTAGCTTGTCATACCCCCATTTATTTAATCGGGTTTTGTAATTCGGACCACCCGggttattaaaatccatcaccaTTGCAGAGAGGACGAAGCAGAAGTGGAGAAGAGCTCAATAGCCTTCGAAAAGCCATTGGCATTTGCGCTACTGTAAGCTTTCAGTGTGGTGTTTGTTCGTAAGCAATCAAGGTTTTGGATGGATTGCAGTAATGGAcaacaaaaaatgtgaaatcGATCAGTTGTTGTGGTCCGCTAGGTGACACCGTCAGCGACAGAGTCTGCGAAAGGTGTAGCGCGCAGGTCGGGGAGTTGGTACGCTGAGAGGAACCTCCCagcacaataatttgccgaagAAGAATTGTAATTATTGCATGGAAcgtattatttgataatatataaaataatgtacttttagtatttaaataatacggagtatatcttTTATTTGTGATCCATATAAATGTTATTGTGTCCtacaataaatttataattgtcttatgaatttttgttattatatcaTTGTGCATGCAATAACGATGGACACGTGTGGTTCTGGGTCACTCCGCAATAGTAATACaaaagtgactattttgtttttatttacaGTGCAGGCGAGTGAGTGAAGTTCCTAGCTGGCCTCAGAGTTCAGTAACATTTTTATTCTGATTAgaggcattttttttaatttaatcattaaaCAAATGTAACCAAATGAATAAACTAGTCAAGTTCAACACATGCAATTAAGCTCTATTTGGCTTCATTGTTTACAGCTGTAGATCCACTaggtaaattaaattatttttacttttagccAAAATGATAATGCATTCTATTCATAAACTAACATGAAAACTCAAAGAAAACAGctttctaattaattaactacCTATATTTTTCTTACACACAGTGTGAAATTCCCTCGCCCCCAAATTAATTAGCACATGCACCTCTGCTGTACAGATAATAAGTATAAGTCACAATGATTTATTAGGTGGAAAATCAATAATGGTAACAAAAAGCCCACCATATTAGGTATAATTCCTGTCATTATTAAAATCGATCATATATCTTTACCCATAATTTACCATCTTAATATTAACTAACTGAACTGTCCGTGCCGACAactatcaatatttttttgataTTATCTTTTGGAAGACAAACTTTTACACTATACAAGCATGTGATGCATGCATGGCAAGCATTTTAAACTTTCATAGACTGCTGCAAACTttccattatattattcaacACAAACAATTAAGAAACAATGATCTCTCAGTCAGATGATGAATAGCATAGCGCAATAATAAACAATGAATTCAGTTCACGAAATGGCAGTTCTTCCTGATCTCTCCCCTTTCCCCTGTGAGCACATCCAGGTTACCCATGTGCACCATCGCCGCCGCATACTTCTTAGCCCACGCGCCGCCGTTCCTAGCATTGAAATCCACCATTTTAGCCGTCCTAGGGTCCTCCGTCAGCGTCTGGTCCGATATCAGCACCCCCTTCTTCCCCTTCAGTGCCGCATAGTACCTGTTGCATGGCCGAATTTTAGAATGTGCAAGATAGACAACTGCACACACAATCACATAGggtccaatatttatttttacctaactacttaagaattaaaaaaaaaaccacaattaATCTTAAAGCACATCAATTTTATCCTAAATTACTTTTCTCTTTTAATAATTAAGATCTAATTAATTGAGCATGACAAACCTCAACTGCAGAGATGATGTCTCAAGCATTGAATTTGCAGAGATAACTAAGTAAAACTCatatatttttacaaattaattttaatgattGGACTTATATTTTGGTAGggccttatttatttataagaaccgATAAGCCTCACCTGTTGTCAAGCCGATTTGGCGTCAAGACGTCGAGGTTGGTCTGGTTGGCCACTCCGGTCCCGGCGGTGAGCGCTTCCGGCGGACAGATCGATTTCAAGACCGCCGCGAGTTTCCCATCCAACGGCAGGCGTTCGCCGCTGTTCTGGGGATAAATCCGGTTGGCGAAAACGGCGCAGTGCGCGATTCCGATGGAGTGGGCGCCGGAGAGCGTCACCATCTCGTCCAGCGACATTCCTTTGTTGGCGAACTTGACGAACAGCTCCTGGACCGCCGCGAACGGCGAGGGGAGATTGGCGGCCGCCTCGTCCTTGCTCGAGACGCGCCCGTCGCGGCGGCCGGCGGGAACGTCGTAGTAAATGTTCCCCAGTTTTTGGGAGCTGTCGCGAGCCGCAAAGGCGACCACGTCGGCGCACGACACGGTCCCCGGGCATGCGGCTTCTAGCTTAGACTTTGCCGCATCAATCACTTCCAAACCTCGTAAGCTGTTCTTGTTAGGCAATGCTTCCTTTTCTGAATCGGATCCGTCCAATAGCACTGATGCATCACAACCCTAATAAAACACACAAAACTCAAATACATTTAATTAgaccatatatacataatttgccAAGACGGTCCGCTTCAGTATatgttgaaaaagtagctataaacagatactacattataataaaatcaatagtcaaataatttgccaagaccttgtggttgtTGTTCACACTGAGTTGGCTCAATTAAGGAATAAAGTGCTTAtcagattgttttttttttaatttcatgccATAGGAGTTAGAACTCCCTATTTCTCTTAAGAGACAAGAGTGTACGACCAGGCCAATCAAGTTAGTTAGAGAATGTTTTGATTTGAAGgtgaaataataaatatgacagataaaataggTGTACCTGGACGAAACAATCATGGAAGTGGATCCTGATAAGGCCGGCACCGATGCCGGGATTGGAAGAGACAGCTTTGGACACAACGTTTTTGACGATGGCTTCGGCTTTGGGGCAACTGCGGCGATAGAATCCTACTTTGAGAGGTGGTTGGTTGGCCGCCATGGCCGAGgcaaaaaggaaaaagagtaaACATGAGAGCTTCATCAGCGCCATAGCTTGAAGCTTCTTGGAATCCATTTCAGGTGCCACTCTCTTTTCTCTCACCATGCATTATACTGTACtgcatgtatttatatataggaTGAGGAAGCAAAAGTGGATCtgcttcatttaaaaaaaaaaaaaaaaaaNNNNNNNNNNNNNNNNNNNNNNNNNNNNNNNNNNNNNNNNNNNNNNNNNNNNNNNNNNNNNNNNNNNNNNNNNNNNNNNNNNNNNNNNNNNNNNNNNNNNNNNNNNNNNNNNNNNNNNNNNNNNNNNNNNNNNNNNNNNNNNNNNNNNNNNNNNNNNNNNNNNNNNNNNNNNNNNGGACGGACTCTGACCCGGTCTAATGCGAAGGCTTATAAATAATCCGTGTTTACTCTCTTTCGTTGCCGAAATCTCGCAACTCagagagtgggggactgatgatggaataattaggacCGGGTGCGGAGCAAGAGCCGGGCAAGAAGGAACCGGGGCAAGTACGACCCGGAGGCGGCCACGTGGCGGGCTAGCCACGGTCAGCCGCGGCCGAGCGTGGCTCGCGGCACGCTCAGCCCAGCTGAGCATCCTCGGCGCGCTCAGCCATGCTGAGCGTGATCTGCGGCACGCTCAGCCCGCAGCACGCTCAGCCAGGCTGAGCGTGTTCCGCAACACGCTCAGCCCGGCTGAGCGCGGTCCGCAGCACGCTCAGCCCGGCTGAGCGTCGGGGCTCGGCGGTCCGCACGTTGCCCGGGTCTCGCGGCGGCGGTTACGGCCCGGGCGTTAGGCGCGCTTCCCTGCGTCTTTTCCGGATCAGTTACGCCTAGGGCTGATATAAAAGCTCGATGGTTGTCTGATCAGGACATACTCACTTACTTTTCAACACacttgtcttgttattacatTGCTTACCTTTGTGATAgcgttatacaattcaatatatattttaccccCGCGGTATACTTACGATTCATTAGCTTGTCATACCCCCATTTATTTAATCGGGTTTTGTAATTCGGACCACCCGggttattaaaatccatcaccaTTGCAGAGAGGACGAAGCAGAAGTGGAGAAGAGCTCAATAGCCTTCGAAAAGCCATTGGCATTTGCGCTACTGTAAGCTTTCAGTGTGGTGTTTGTTCGTAAGCAATCAAGGTTTTGGATGGATTGCAGTAATGGAcaacaaaaaatgtgaaatcGATCAGTTGTTGTGGTCCGCTAGGTGACACCGTCAGCGACAGAGTCTGCGAAAGGTGTAGCGCGCAGGTCGGGGAGTTGGTACGCTGAGAGGAACCTCCCagcacaataatttgccgaagAAGAATTGTAATTATTGCATGGAAcgtattatttgataatatataaaataatgtacttttagtatttaaataatacggagtatatcttTTATTTGTGATCCATATAAATGTTATTGTGTCCtacaataaatttataattgtcttatgaatttttgttattatatcaTTGTGCATGCAATAACGATGGACACGTGTGGTTCTGGGTCACTCCGCAATAGTAATACaaaagtgactattttgtttttatttacaGTGCAGGCGAGTGAGTGAAGTTCCTAGCTGGCCTCAGAGTTCAGTAACATTTTTATTCTGATTAgaggcattttttttaatttaatcattaaaCAAATGTAACCAAATGAATAAACTAGTCAAGTTCAACACATGCAATTAAGCTCTATTTGGCTTCATTGTTTACAGCTGTAGATCCACTaggtaaattaaattatttttacttttagccAAAATGATAATGCATTCTATTCATAAACTAACATGAAAACTCAAAGAAAACAGctttctaattaattaactacCTATATTTTTCTTACACACAGTGTGAAATTCCCTCGCCCCCAAATTAATTAGCACATGCACCTCTGCTGTACAGATAATAAGTATAAGTCACAATGATTTATTAGGTGGAAAATCAATAATGGTAACAAAAAGCCCACCATATTAGGTATAATTCCTGTCATTATTAAAATCGATCATATATCTTTACCCATAATTTACCATCTTAATATTAACTAACTGAACTGTCCGTGCCGACAactatcaatatttttttgataTTATCTTTTGGAAGACAAACTTTTACACTATACAAGCATGTGATGCATGCATGGCAAGCATTTTAAACTTTCATAGACTGCTGCAAACTttccattatattattcaacACAAACAATTAAGAAACAATGATCTCTCAGTCAGATGATGAATAGCATAGCGCAATAATAAACAATGAATTCAGTTCACGAAATGGCAGTTCTTCCTGATCTCTCCCCTTTCCCCTGTGAGCACATCCAGGTTACCCATGTGCACCATCGCCGCCGCATACTTCTTAGCCCACGCGCCGCCGTTCCTAGCATTGAAATCCACCATTTTAGCCGTCCTAGGGTCCTCCGTCAGCGTCTGGTCCGATATCAGCACCCCCTTCTTCCCCTTCAGTGCCGCATAGTACCTGTTGCATGGCCGAATTTTAGAATGTGCAAGATAGACAACTGCACACACAATCACATAGggtccaatatttatttttacctaactacttaagaattaaaaaaaaaaccacaattaATCTTAAAGCACATCAATTTTATCCTAAATTACTTTTCTCTTTTAATAATTAAGATCTAATTAATTGAGCATGACAAACCTCAACTGCAGAGATGATGTCTCAAGCATTGAATTTGCAGAGATAACTAAGTAAAACTCatatatttttacaaattaattttaatgattGGACTTATATTTTGGTAGggccttatttatttataagaaccgATAAGCCTCACCTGTTGTCAAGCCGATTTGGCGTCAAGACGTCGAGGTTGGTCTGGTTGGCCACTCCGGTCCCGGCGGTGAGCGCTTCCGGCGGACAGATCGATTTCAAGACCGCCGCGAGTTTCCCATCCAACGGCAGGCGTTCGCCGCTGTTCTGGGGATAAATCCGGTTGGCGAAAACGGCGCAGTGCGCGATTCCGATGGAGTGGGCGCCGGAGAGCGTCACCATCTCGTCCAGCGACATTCCTTTGTTGGCGAACTTGACGAACAGCTCCTGGACCGCCGCGAACGGCGAGGGGAGATTGGCGGCCGCCTCGTCCTTGCTCGAGACGCGCCCGTCGCGGCGGCCGGCGGGAACGTCGTAGTAAATGTTCCCCAGTTTTTGGGAGCTGTCGCGAGCCGCAAAGGCGACCACGTCGGCGCACGACACGGTCCCCGGGCATGCGGCTTCTAGCTTAGACTTTGCCGCATCAATCACTTCCAAACCTCGTAAGCTGTTCTTGTTAGGCAATGCTTCCTTTTCTGAATCGGATCCGTCCAATAGCACTGATGCATCACAACCCTAATAAAACACACAAAACTCAAATACATTTAATTAgaccatatatacataatttgccAAGACGGTCCGCTTCAGTATatgttgaaaaagtagctataaacagatactacattataataaaatcaatagtcaaataatttgccaagaccttgtggttgtTGTTCACACTGAGTTGGCTCAATTAAGGAATAAAGTGCTTAtcagattgttttttttttaatttcatgccATAGGAGTTAGAACTCCCTATTTCTCTTAAGAGACAAGAGTGTACGACCAGGCCAATCAAGTTAGTTAGAGAATGTTTTGATTTGAAGgtgaaataataaatatgacagataaaataggTGTACCTGGACGAAACAATCATGGAAGTGGATCCTGATAAGGCCGGCACCGATGCCGGGATTGGAAGAGACAGCTTTGGACACAACGTTTTTGACGATGGCTTCGGCTTTGGGGCAACTGCGGCGATAGAATCCTACTTTGAGAGGTGGTTGGTTGGCCGCCATGGCCGAGgcaaaaaggaaaaagagtaaACATGAGAGCTTCATCAGCGCCATAGCTTGAAGCTTCTTGGAATCCATTTCAGGTGCCACTCTCTTTTCTCTCACCATGCATTATACTGTACtgcatgtatttatatataggaTGAGGAAGCAAAAGTGGATCtgcttcatttaaaaaaaaaaaaaaaaaaacaattgttaCTTGTTAGCATGCCAGAGTAGGTGGTAAGTTAACTATTAAtgttactaaaaaataaaaatattttttattaatcgGTGCATATTGGATAAACCTAATTTTTATGTTATAATCTTCAAATTATACCGGACAAATAAACTACATTAGACAGGCTCTACAGAAAGAATGTTgacaagaaagaaa of Ipomoea triloba cultivar NCNSP0323 chromosome 3, ASM357664v1 contains these proteins:
- the LOC116012980 gene encoding peroxidase 5-like, which produces MVREKRVAPEMDSKKLQAMALMKLSCLLFFLFASAMAANQPPLKVGFYRRSCPKAEAIVKNVVSKAVSSNPGIGAGLIRIHFHDCFVQGCDASVLLDGSDSEKEALPNKNSLRGLEVIDAAKSKLEAACPGTVSCADVVAFAARDSSQKLGNIYYDVPAGRRDGRVSSKDEAAANLPSPFAAVQELFVKFANKGMSLDEMVTLSGAHSIGIAHCAVFANRIYPQNSGERLPLDGKLAAVLKSICPPEALTAGTGVANQTNLDVLTPNRLDNRYYAALKGKKGVLISDQTLTEDPRTAKMVDFNARNGGAWAKKYAAAMVHMGNLDVLTGERGEIRKNCHFVN